One segment of Yersinia kristensenii DNA contains the following:
- a CDS encoding ATP-dependent DNA helicase — protein MTDDFATDGALAQAITGFNPRESQRQMAAAISESIDAKQQLVVEAGTGTGKTFAYLAPALRADCKVIISTGSKALQDQLYSRDLPTVATALKYKGKLALLKGRSNYLCLERLEQQSLAGGELASETLVDLVRLRGWSAETVDGDISTCGEVAEDSFVWPLVTSTNDNCLGSDCPLYKECFVVKARRRAMDADVVVVNHHLFLADMVVKESGFAELIPTADVMIFDEAHQIPDIASQYFGQQLTSRQLMDLAKDIIIAYRTEVRDSAQLQKSADRLTQNTQDFRLVLGDPGYRGNLRDVMEQPAIQRALLLLDDALELCYDVMKLSLGRSAMLDAAFERATVYRNRLKRLKDVSMPGYSYWYECNARHFVLALTPLSVSDRFRELIEEKPGTWIFTSATLSVNDQLSHFTSRLGLTNAKTLLLPSPFDYANQALLCVPRNLPSANEPGAARKLAVMLKPLIDANKGRCFFLCTSHQMMRGLAEEFRASMTLPVLVQGETSKGQLLAQFVAAGNALLVATSSFWEGVDVRGDALSCVIIDKLPFTSPDDPLLKARIEDCRLRGGDPFNDVQLPDAVITLKQGVGRLIRDIDDRGVLVICDNRLVMRPYGAMFLNSLPPAPRTRDLAKAIAFLKQRD, from the coding sequence GTGACAGACGATTTTGCAACAGACGGCGCATTAGCGCAGGCCATTACAGGTTTTAACCCCCGAGAGTCCCAGCGCCAAATGGCTGCGGCAATCAGTGAATCTATTGATGCCAAACAACAGCTGGTGGTTGAGGCCGGTACTGGTACCGGTAAAACATTTGCTTATTTGGCTCCTGCGTTACGGGCTGATTGCAAAGTCATTATCTCCACTGGCTCCAAAGCATTGCAGGATCAACTCTATTCCCGCGATTTGCCCACTGTCGCTACTGCTTTGAAATATAAAGGGAAATTAGCGTTGCTCAAAGGCCGTTCAAACTACCTGTGTTTGGAGCGGCTTGAGCAACAATCACTGGCGGGCGGCGAGCTGGCCAGTGAAACATTAGTGGATTTAGTGCGCTTACGCGGCTGGTCAGCAGAAACCGTTGATGGTGATATCAGCACTTGTGGTGAAGTTGCAGAAGACAGTTTTGTCTGGCCGTTAGTGACCAGCACTAATGATAACTGTCTGGGCAGTGATTGCCCGCTATATAAAGAGTGTTTTGTGGTGAAAGCTCGCCGCCGGGCGATGGATGCCGACGTGGTGGTGGTTAATCACCATTTATTCTTGGCGGATATGGTGGTGAAAGAGAGCGGTTTTGCTGAGTTGATCCCCACCGCCGATGTGATGATTTTCGATGAAGCCCATCAGATACCCGACATTGCCAGCCAATATTTCGGTCAGCAATTGACCAGCAGGCAACTGATGGACTTGGCAAAAGACATCATTATTGCCTATCGAACTGAAGTGCGTGACTCAGCGCAATTGCAAAAAAGTGCTGACCGCCTGACACAAAACACCCAAGATTTTCGTTTGGTGTTGGGGGATCCCGGTTATCGCGGTAATCTGCGTGATGTGATGGAGCAACCCGCTATTCAGCGGGCGCTGTTGTTGCTCGATGATGCGCTGGAACTGTGCTACGACGTGATGAAGCTTTCACTGGGGCGCAGTGCGATGTTGGATGCGGCCTTTGAACGGGCGACGGTGTATCGCAACCGATTGAAACGATTGAAAGATGTCTCTATGCCCGGTTACAGTTATTGGTATGAATGTAACGCACGGCATTTTGTGCTGGCGCTCACGCCACTGTCTGTCTCTGACCGCTTTCGCGAGTTAATCGAAGAAAAACCCGGCACCTGGATTTTCACCTCGGCCACCCTGTCGGTGAATGACCAATTATCCCATTTCACCTCGCGGCTGGGGCTGACTAACGCCAAAACGCTGCTCTTGCCCAGCCCGTTTGATTATGCCAATCAGGCATTATTGTGTGTGCCGCGTAATTTACCCTCCGCCAATGAGCCGGGGGCGGCGCGCAAGCTGGCGGTGATGCTAAAACCCTTGATTGATGCCAATAAAGGGCGATGTTTCTTCCTGTGTACCTCGCACCAGATGATGCGCGGGTTGGCCGAAGAGTTCCGCGCCAGCATGACATTGCCAGTATTGGTGCAAGGGGAGACCAGTAAAGGGCAACTGTTGGCGCAGTTTGTGGCGGCGGGCAATGCGCTGTTGGTGGCGACCAGCAGCTTTTGGGAAGGTGTCGATGTGCGCGGTGATGCCCTATCTTGCGTTATTATCGACAAACTACCGTTTACCTCGCCAGATGACCCTTTGTTGAAAGCGCGTATTGAAGATTGCCGTCTGCGCGGTGGTGACCCATTCAATGATGTGCAATTACCTGATGCAGTGATTACGCTCAAGCAAGGTGTGGGCCGTTTGATTCGTGATATTGATGATCGCGGAGTGCTGGTTATCTGTGATAACCGGCTGGTAATGCGCCCTTATGGCGCGATGTTCCTCAATAGTTTACCACCTGCACCCCGAACCCGTGATTTGGCGAAAGCTATCGCTTTTCTCAAGCAGCGCGATTGA
- the tsaB gene encoding tRNA (adenosine(37)-N6)-threonylcarbamoyltransferase complex dimerization subunit type 1 TsaB, with product MSTRILAIDTATEACSVALWNNGEVQALFELCPREHTQRILPMVQQVLAESGLSLQQLDALAFGRGPGSFTGVRIGIGIGQGLALGADLPMIGVSTLQTMAQGAFRLTSSSRVLAAIDARMGEVYWGEFERNDQGQWLGEASEAVMTPAQALEYAQSLSGTWATVGTGWQTYPDLISGSSVMLTDGEITLPHAEDMLPLALSSWANGQVVRVENAEPVYLRNEVTWKKLPGR from the coding sequence ATGTCCACGCGAATTTTAGCGATCGATACCGCAACAGAAGCTTGTTCTGTCGCACTCTGGAACAACGGCGAAGTTCAGGCCCTATTTGAGCTTTGTCCACGAGAACACACCCAACGAATTTTACCGATGGTGCAGCAAGTGCTGGCGGAGTCGGGCTTATCTCTGCAACAACTCGATGCTTTGGCCTTTGGCCGCGGCCCTGGCAGTTTTACCGGGGTACGAATTGGGATCGGTATTGGCCAAGGGCTAGCATTGGGTGCTGACTTACCGATGATTGGCGTCTCCACCTTGCAAACTATGGCCCAGGGGGCGTTTCGTTTGACGAGCAGCTCCCGAGTATTAGCGGCGATAGATGCGCGCATGGGAGAGGTTTATTGGGGTGAGTTTGAGCGCAATGACCAAGGCCAGTGGCTCGGCGAGGCGAGTGAGGCGGTAATGACACCAGCACAAGCGCTGGAGTATGCTCAATCATTGAGTGGTACTTGGGCAACCGTGGGTACTGGCTGGCAGACTTATCCTGACCTGATTAGCGGCAGCAGTGTGATGCTGACTGACGGCGAAATCACCTTGCCTCATGCTGAAGATATGTTGCCGCTGGCGTTATCATCATGGGCGAATGGGCAGGTTGTTCGTGTGGAAAATGCTGAGCCAGTTTACCTGCGCAATGAAGTGACTTGGAAAAAACTGCCGGGCCGCTAG
- a CDS encoding Slp family lipoprotein — MAINTLTTQSSQKISRKWRCGWLGLGALLLSGCVTIPPAIQGTTATPQQNLNLVRTDPKAFIGQEARFGGTVINVTNETHRTRLEIASVPLDSGARPILGEPSQGRVIAYVNGFLEPVDFRGHLVTVVGPITGVEAGKIGQTPYDFVVMNATGYKRWHLEQQVLMPPMMDPWGYRHPGMWGPGWGGWYNPGPAPIQTIVTE, encoded by the coding sequence ATGGCGATAAACACCTTAACAACTCAATCTAGCCAGAAAATAAGCCGTAAATGGCGGTGTGGCTGGCTAGGATTGGGCGCTTTGTTACTTTCCGGTTGTGTCACGATCCCACCAGCGATCCAGGGCACAACCGCGACACCGCAGCAAAATCTTAACTTGGTTCGGACTGATCCCAAGGCCTTTATTGGTCAGGAAGCACGTTTTGGCGGAACAGTGATTAATGTGACCAACGAAACGCACCGCACTCGGCTTGAAATTGCCAGTGTACCTTTAGATTCGGGTGCCAGACCTATTTTGGGTGAACCTTCACAGGGCCGAGTCATTGCTTATGTGAATGGTTTCCTTGAACCCGTTGATTTCCGTGGGCACCTTGTCACTGTTGTTGGGCCCATTACCGGTGTTGAAGCGGGTAAAATTGGCCAGACACCTTATGACTTCGTGGTAATGAATGCCACGGGTTATAAGCGTTGGCATCTTGAACAGCAAGTATTAATGCCACCCATGATGGACCCTTGGGGTTATCGTCACCCCGGGATGTGGGGGCCAGGATGGGGCGGTTGGTACAATCCGGGGCCAGCACCGATACAAACCATTGTGACGGAGTAG
- the fadD gene encoding long-chain-fatty-acid--CoA ligase FadD yields the protein MEKVWLKRYPADVPAEIDPDRYSSLVEMFENAALRYADQPAFINMGEVMTFRKLEERSRAFAAYLQEGLGLQKGDRVALMMPNLLQYPIALFGILRAGMVVVNVNPLYTPRELEHQLNDSGATAIVIVSNFAHTLEKVVFKTQVKHVILTRMGDQLSTAKGTLVNFVVKYIKRLVPKYYLPDAISFRTALQKGRRMQYVKPDVINTDMAFLQYTGGTTGVAKGAMLTHRNMQSNLEQAKAAYAPLLQPGHELVVTALPLYHIFALTMNCLLFIELGGRSLLITNPRDIPGMVKELSRYPFTAMTGVNTLFNALLNNEEFTKLDFSTLRLSVGGGMPVQKAVAEKWEKLTGKHLLEGYGLTECSPLVTGNPYDLKHYSGSIGLPVPSTDVRLVDDEGNDVALGEPGELWVRGPQVMLGYWQRPEATDEVLKQGWLATGDIATIDEQGFLRIVDRKKDMILVSGFNVYPNEIEDVVALHAKVLESAVVGVPNEVSGETVKLFVVKKDASLTQEELLTHCRRYLTGYKVPKIVEFRDELPKSNVGKILRRELRDEQIKAKASEQNAA from the coding sequence TTGGAAAAAGTATGGCTAAAGCGATACCCGGCAGATGTCCCCGCAGAAATTGACCCGGATCGCTATTCTTCTTTGGTGGAAATGTTTGAGAATGCCGCATTGCGTTATGCGGACCAACCTGCGTTCATCAATATGGGGGAGGTGATGACCTTCCGTAAGCTGGAAGAGCGTAGCCGTGCTTTTGCCGCTTATCTACAGGAAGGTCTGGGGCTGCAAAAAGGCGACCGCGTTGCATTGATGATGCCCAATCTGCTGCAATATCCTATTGCTTTGTTTGGTATTCTGCGTGCTGGCATGGTTGTGGTGAATGTTAATCCACTGTATACCCCACGAGAGCTGGAACATCAGCTCAATGATAGTGGCGCTACGGCTATTGTTATAGTTTCCAACTTTGCCCACACACTGGAAAAAGTCGTGTTTAAGACCCAAGTTAAGCACGTTATTTTAACTCGTATGGGTGATCAGCTCTCGACGGCGAAAGGGACACTGGTCAATTTCGTGGTGAAATATATCAAGCGGCTGGTGCCGAAATACTATTTGCCCGATGCCATTTCCTTCCGCACTGCCTTACAGAAAGGCCGCCGTATGCAATATGTGAAGCCGGATGTCATCAATACAGATATGGCATTCTTGCAATATACCGGCGGTACTACTGGCGTGGCGAAAGGGGCTATGTTGACCCACCGTAACATGCAATCGAACCTGGAACAGGCCAAAGCGGCCTATGCGCCATTGTTACAACCGGGTCATGAGCTGGTGGTGACGGCGCTACCGCTCTATCACATTTTTGCGTTGACCATGAACTGCCTGCTATTTATCGAACTGGGTGGCCGCAGTTTATTGATAACTAACCCGCGTGATATTCCAGGCATGGTGAAAGAGCTCAGTCGCTACCCATTCACGGCGATGACCGGGGTGAATACATTATTTAACGCGCTGCTAAATAATGAGGAATTCACCAAATTAGACTTCTCTACTTTGCGCCTTTCTGTCGGCGGCGGGATGCCGGTACAGAAAGCGGTGGCCGAAAAGTGGGAAAAACTGACCGGGAAACATTTGCTGGAAGGTTATGGTTTAACCGAATGTTCGCCGTTAGTCACTGGCAACCCTTATGATTTGAAACATTACAGCGGCAGTATTGGCCTGCCTGTGCCCTCTACCGATGTTCGGCTGGTTGATGATGAGGGTAACGATGTGGCTTTGGGGGAACCGGGCGAACTGTGGGTGCGTGGGCCTCAAGTTATGTTAGGCTATTGGCAGCGGCCCGAAGCGACCGATGAAGTCCTAAAACAGGGGTGGTTGGCAACCGGTGATATCGCGACAATAGATGAACAAGGTTTTTTGCGAATTGTTGACCGCAAAAAGGATATGATTCTGGTTTCCGGTTTTAACGTCTACCCCAATGAGATTGAAGATGTGGTAGCGTTACATGCGAAAGTGCTGGAGTCTGCGGTGGTAGGGGTGCCTAATGAGGTTTCCGGTGAGACAGTAAAATTGTTTGTCGTGAAAAAAGATGCCTCATTGACGCAGGAAGAGTTGCTAACCCATTGCCGCCGCTACCTAACAGGGTATAAAGTACCGAAAATAGTAGAGTTCCGTGATGAGTTGCCGAAATCGAATGTCGGCAAAATTTTGCGTCGGGAACTGCGTGACGAACAGATTAAGGCTAAAGCCAGCGAGCAAAACGCGGCTTAA
- the rnd gene encoding ribonuclease D, which produces MNYQLITTDSALQQVCEQARTYAHVALDTEFVRTRTYYPQLGLIQLYDGEQLSLIDPLPITQWQPFRELLQDLNVVKYLHAGSEDLEVFLNAFDIMPTPMIDTQVLAAFSGRTLSCGFAMLVNEFEGVELDKSESRTDWIARPLSEKQCDYAAADVFYLLPLATKLVEATEAAGRMDAAKDECELLCRRRSETLDPELAYREITNAWQLRGHQLACLQKLASWRLRQARERDLAVNFVVREENLWQVARYQPTSLGELDSLGLSGQEIRYHGRTLLALVVEGNAVPEDQLPPPVINLIDQPGYKKVFKDIKALIVSVSERSGLSSELLASRRQINQLLSWHWKLKLTETQPELLSGWRGELLSPELTEILQQY; this is translated from the coding sequence TTGAATTATCAGTTGATCACGACCGACAGTGCGTTGCAGCAGGTCTGCGAACAAGCCCGAACATATGCCCATGTTGCGCTGGATACAGAGTTTGTCAGAACCCGCACTTACTATCCTCAGTTGGGCCTGATTCAACTGTATGACGGTGAACAACTTTCACTGATTGATCCTTTGCCTATTACGCAGTGGCAACCTTTCCGCGAGTTGCTACAAGATTTGAATGTGGTGAAGTATCTGCATGCGGGGAGTGAAGATCTCGAAGTCTTCTTAAATGCCTTTGATATCATGCCGACGCCGATGATTGATACTCAGGTATTGGCCGCATTTTCTGGCCGCACGTTATCTTGCGGCTTTGCCATGTTGGTGAATGAGTTTGAAGGTGTCGAATTAGATAAAAGTGAATCTCGGACGGATTGGATTGCTCGGCCCCTGAGTGAAAAACAGTGTGATTACGCCGCTGCGGATGTATTTTATTTGTTGCCGTTGGCCACTAAGTTGGTTGAGGCGACCGAAGCTGCCGGGCGAATGGACGCCGCTAAAGACGAGTGTGAGCTGTTGTGCCGCCGCCGCAGTGAAACACTCGACCCCGAATTAGCCTATCGTGAAATCACCAATGCCTGGCAGTTGCGCGGCCATCAGTTGGCTTGCCTACAAAAGCTGGCATCATGGCGCTTGCGTCAAGCTCGTGAGCGCGATCTGGCCGTGAACTTTGTGGTTCGTGAAGAGAATCTGTGGCAAGTCGCCCGTTATCAGCCAACCTCGCTGGGCGAGCTGGACTCACTAGGCTTAAGTGGACAGGAGATTCGCTATCATGGCCGCACCTTGCTGGCGCTGGTGGTTGAAGGTAATGCCGTCCCTGAGGATCAACTGCCGCCACCGGTTATTAATCTGATTGACCAGCCGGGTTACAAAAAAGTCTTTAAAGATATTAAAGCACTTATTGTGTCTGTTAGTGAGCGCAGCGGGCTAAGCAGTGAATTACTGGCATCTCGCCGCCAAATAAACCAATTACTCAGTTGGCATTGGAAATTGAAATTAACAGAGACTCAGCCTGAATTATTAAGTGGTTGGCGTGGTGAATTATTGTCGCCGGAATTGACTGAGATTTTACAGCAATATTAA
- the minE gene encoding cell division topological specificity factor MinE: MALLDFFLSRKKPTANIAKERLQIIVAERRRGDSEPHYLPDLKRDILAVICKYIQIDPEMLHVQFEQKGDDISVLELNVTLPETEETPK, from the coding sequence ATGGCTTTGTTAGACTTTTTTCTGTCCCGCAAAAAACCGACAGCCAATATAGCCAAGGAACGGCTGCAAATTATCGTCGCTGAGCGTCGTCGTGGGGACAGTGAGCCCCACTATTTGCCTGACTTGAAACGCGATATTTTGGCGGTTATTTGTAAATATATTCAGATCGATCCTGAAATGCTGCATGTGCAATTTGAGCAGAAAGGAGATGATATTTCGGTACTTGAACTTAACGTGACATTACCGGAAACGGAAGAAACGCCTAAATGA
- the minD gene encoding septum site-determining protein MinD has protein sequence MARIIVVTSGKGGVGKTTSSAAIATGLAQKGKKTVVIDFDIGLRNLDLIMGCERRVVYDFVNVIQGDATLNQALIKDKRTDNLYILPASQTRDKDALTKEGVEKILNDLGEMNFEFVVCDSPAGIESGALMALYFADEAVITTNPEVSSVRDSDRILGILSSKSRRAERGQEPIKEHLLLTRYNPGRVNRGDMLSMEDVLDILRIPLVGVIPEDQSVLRASNQGEPVILDKESDAGKAYDDTVDRLLGEERPFRFIEEEKKGFLKRLFGG, from the coding sequence ATGGCACGCATTATTGTTGTTACATCGGGTAAAGGGGGCGTTGGCAAGACCACATCAAGCGCGGCTATCGCAACCGGCTTGGCCCAAAAAGGTAAAAAAACCGTTGTTATCGATTTTGATATCGGTCTGCGGAACCTGGACTTGATTATGGGCTGCGAACGCCGGGTAGTTTACGATTTTGTTAATGTGATTCAAGGTGACGCAACCTTGAACCAGGCATTAATAAAAGATAAGCGCACAGATAATTTGTATATTCTGCCCGCCTCTCAGACCCGAGACAAAGACGCCCTGACCAAAGAGGGTGTTGAAAAGATTTTAAACGATCTTGGCGAAATGAATTTCGAGTTTGTGGTGTGTGACTCGCCAGCGGGCATTGAAAGCGGCGCGTTGATGGCGCTGTATTTTGCTGACGAAGCCGTCATCACCACTAACCCTGAAGTTTCCTCTGTTCGAGACTCAGACCGTATCCTTGGGATATTGTCATCCAAGTCGCGCCGGGCTGAGAGAGGCCAAGAGCCAATTAAAGAACATCTGCTGTTGACCCGCTACAATCCAGGGCGTGTTAATCGCGGCGATATGCTTAGCATGGAAGATGTCCTCGATATTCTGAGGATCCCACTGGTTGGCGTTATTCCAGAAGATCAGTCAGTACTGCGCGCCTCGAACCAAGGTGAGCCTGTGATTCTGGACAAAGAGTCAGATGCCGGTAAAGCTTATGACGATACCGTTGACCGTTTGCTAGGAGAAGAACGTCCCTTCCGCTTCATTGAAGAAGAGAAGAAGGGCTTCCTGAAACGCCTTTTTGGGGGATAA
- the minC gene encoding septum site-determining protein MinC: MSQSPIELKGSSFTLSVIHLHDSRPEVIRRALQEKVDQAPAFLKNAPVVINVATLPNGANWKDLQQAVTSAGLRIVGISGCQDERQKRAIARAGLPLLSEGKGQKVAPEPVISPPENVPTKTRIINTPVRSGQQIYARNCDLIVISSVSAGAELIADGNIHIYGMMRGRALAGASGDAQCQIFCTHLGAELVSIAGQYWLSDQIPSGYFGQAARLHLLDNALTIQPLN; the protein is encoded by the coding sequence ATGTCACAATCGCCAATTGAGTTAAAAGGCAGTAGTTTTACCCTATCGGTCATTCATTTACATGATTCACGACCGGAGGTAATCCGTCGGGCATTACAGGAAAAGGTAGATCAAGCGCCGGCTTTCCTGAAAAACGCCCCTGTTGTGATTAACGTTGCAACGTTACCTAACGGTGCTAACTGGAAAGATCTCCAACAGGCTGTCACTTCAGCGGGTCTGCGTATTGTTGGCATCAGTGGTTGTCAGGATGAACGTCAAAAACGTGCGATAGCACGGGCAGGCTTGCCATTACTGAGCGAAGGTAAAGGCCAGAAAGTGGCACCCGAGCCCGTTATCAGCCCGCCGGAGAATGTTCCTACCAAGACACGAATCATCAACACGCCTGTCCGTTCCGGCCAACAGATTTATGCCCGTAATTGCGATTTGATTGTTATCAGCAGTGTCAGCGCCGGAGCTGAATTAATTGCCGACGGCAATATTCATATCTATGGAATGATGCGAGGTCGTGCGCTAGCAGGTGCATCGGGTGATGCGCAATGCCAGATTTTTTGCACACATCTGGGGGCTGAACTAGTCTCTATCGCAGGGCAGTACTGGTTGAGTGACCAGATCCCCAGTGGTTATTTTGGCCAAGCTGCGCGTTTACATCTGCTGGATAACGCACTAACTATACAACCTTTAAATTAA
- a CDS encoding YcgL domain-containing protein — MLCAIYRSPKRDQTYLYIEKKDDFSRVPAELLASFGQPQFAMLLSLNERKSLATADIEKVKNALVDQGFYLQVPPPPESLLKMHLGETKA; from the coding sequence ATGCTTTGTGCTATCTACAGAAGCCCGAAACGGGATCAAACTTACCTTTATATTGAAAAGAAAGATGATTTTTCGCGAGTGCCTGCTGAGTTACTCGCCAGTTTTGGTCAACCGCAATTTGCGATGTTGCTTTCACTCAATGAGCGAAAAAGTTTAGCTACTGCGGATATCGAAAAAGTGAAGAACGCGCTCGTTGATCAGGGCTTTTATCTACAAGTCCCGCCACCGCCAGAAAGTTTATTGAAAATGCATTTGGGTGAAACGAAAGCTTAG
- a CDS encoding lytic murein transglycosylase — protein sequence MKLSMITVAIAAVISMGCSTKNTAAPIQPQSVTLQSVPNPVPVANSKQMLSEQGRDPAQFPAYIEKLKSQARAQGITEATLDIAFANIHFVDRVIQSDRNQLEKKVTLDDYLAKVLTPSKIAQGREIYQRYQPQLSQVTARYGVPERYIVALWGMESGFGKIQGKEDVISALSTLAFEGRREAFFTKELMAALKIIQQGRVEDPQLKGSWAGAMGQSQFMPSSFLTYGADGDGDGKVDIWNNIDDVFASTANYLSTEGWKPGMDWGQEAQLPENFNIALAGLKDSQAKTVTQWQQLGVIPKEGVTHPDWRAWVIVPDDVQGRAFLVYDNFRTIMHWNRSYYFAISIGMMADSIGQ from the coding sequence ATGAAATTGTCAATGATTACAGTCGCCATTGCGGCGGTTATATCTATGGGGTGTTCCACAAAGAACACCGCTGCCCCGATACAACCACAATCTGTTACATTGCAATCTGTACCGAACCCAGTCCCTGTCGCCAATAGCAAACAAATGTTATCCGAGCAGGGGCGAGATCCGGCGCAATTTCCTGCTTATATTGAAAAATTGAAATCCCAGGCTCGTGCGCAGGGAATCACTGAGGCCACGTTGGATATCGCTTTTGCGAATATTCACTTTGTCGACCGGGTCATTCAATCGGATCGTAATCAGTTAGAAAAAAAAGTCACTTTGGATGACTACCTCGCTAAAGTTCTGACCCCGAGCAAAATAGCGCAGGGTAGAGAAATTTATCAGCGCTACCAACCTCAGTTATCACAAGTGACTGCTCGCTATGGTGTGCCAGAGCGCTACATTGTGGCACTGTGGGGTATGGAAAGTGGTTTTGGTAAAATTCAAGGCAAAGAAGATGTGATTTCGGCGCTGTCAACATTGGCATTTGAAGGGCGGCGCGAGGCCTTTTTCACCAAAGAGCTCATGGCCGCGTTGAAGATAATTCAACAAGGTCGCGTGGAAGATCCGCAATTGAAAGGGTCTTGGGCCGGAGCTATGGGGCAAAGCCAGTTTATGCCCAGTTCTTTCCTGACCTATGGGGCTGATGGCGATGGTGACGGAAAAGTTGATATTTGGAACAATATTGATGATGTATTTGCTTCCACCGCTAACTATCTGTCTACTGAGGGGTGGAAACCAGGCATGGATTGGGGGCAAGAAGCTCAGTTACCTGAGAACTTCAATATTGCTCTTGCCGGTTTGAAAGATAGCCAAGCCAAGACAGTCACACAATGGCAGCAACTGGGAGTTATCCCTAAAGAGGGGGTGACTCACCCCGATTGGCGTGCTTGGGTGATTGTGCCCGATGATGTGCAAGGACGCGCGTTTCTGGTTTATGATAATTTCCGAACCATAATGCACTGGAACCGCTCTTACTATTTCGCTATCAGCATTGGTATGATGGCGGATAGCATTGGTCAATAA
- a CDS encoding fumarylacetoacetate hydrolase family protein, with product MYQHRDWQGALLDFPVSKVVCVGSNYAEHIKEMGSTASAEPVLFMKPETALCDIRQPVSIPKDLGAVHHEVELAVLIGTSLKQATEDRVARAIAGYGVALDLTLRELQTGLKKVGQPWEKAKAFDGSCPISGFIPVAEFSDAQQVDLSLTINDEIRQQGNTRDMITPIIPLISYISRFFTLRPGDVVLTGTPQGVGPMKSGDMLKIMLNGKTLNTRII from the coding sequence ATGTATCAACATAGAGACTGGCAAGGGGCTTTGCTGGATTTTCCAGTGAGTAAAGTGGTTTGCGTAGGCAGTAACTATGCCGAACATATTAAAGAAATGGGAAGTACAGCTTCAGCCGAGCCGGTACTGTTTATGAAACCGGAAACTGCATTGTGCGATATTCGCCAACCGGTTTCGATCCCGAAAGATTTGGGTGCTGTACATCATGAAGTTGAACTCGCTGTTTTGATCGGCACATCGTTAAAACAAGCCACTGAAGATAGAGTGGCTCGTGCTATTGCGGGTTATGGTGTGGCATTGGATTTAACCTTGCGTGAATTACAGACTGGCTTGAAGAAAGTGGGGCAGCCGTGGGAGAAGGCCAAGGCATTTGATGGCTCGTGCCCGATTTCAGGTTTTATCCCGGTGGCTGAGTTTAGCGATGCCCAGCAGGTTGATTTATCCCTGACAATCAATGATGAAATCCGTCAGCAGGGGAATACCCGCGATATGATAACCCCCATCATTCCATTAATAAGTTACATCAGCCGTTTCTTTACGTTGCGACCTGGTGATGTTGTATTGACTGGGACACCGCAAGGTGTTGGCCCGATGAAATCAGGTGATATGCTAAAAATTATGCTAAATGGTAAAACATTGAACACTCGCATAATCTAA
- a CDS encoding YcgN family cysteine cluster protein, translating to MLQLPFWQQKTLAEMSDSEWESLCDGCGQCCLNKLIDEDTDEIYFTNVACDQLNLKTCQCRNYDRRFELEEDCIKLTRENLVTFEWLPPTCAYRLIGEGHDLPHWHPLLAGSKSAMHGERISVRHIAVRESEVIDWQNHILNKPQWAR from the coding sequence ATGTTACAACTTCCTTTTTGGCAACAAAAAACACTTGCTGAGATGTCAGACAGTGAATGGGAATCACTGTGCGACGGATGCGGCCAATGTTGTTTGAATAAACTGATTGATGAGGACACAGATGAAATCTATTTCACCAATGTGGCCTGTGATCAGCTTAATCTCAAAACCTGTCAGTGCCGTAACTATGATCGCCGCTTTGAATTAGAAGAGGATTGCATCAAGTTAACTCGCGAAAATTTAGTGACTTTTGAATGGTTGCCACCGACCTGTGCTTATCGCTTAATTGGTGAAGGTCATGACTTACCCCATTGGCACCCATTATTAGCGGGTTCAAAATCCGCCATGCACGGCGAGCGAATTTCAGTGCGCCATATTGCAGTGCGCGAGAGTGAAGTGATCGACTGGCAAAACCACATTTTGAATAAGCCACAGTGGGCTAGATAG